Below is a window of Caldisericota bacterium DNA.
TCCTTGCTTATGCTCGCTGCAATCTTCGTTGCCGGTGAATCTATATGTTGCACTGTTTATAGTTGGACGATCGGCATTTCTGCTGCCTGCAGCAACAACTCCTGCTCCTGTTAAAATTATTCCTCCAATTATTAATGCTACTAAAAATCCTTTAATTTTTTTGTTCATTTGTTGCCTCCTATTTTTTATTTGTACTTCTGCTGTAAGTATAATAATTAAATGTGATGAAAATATGAAAGAAAATTTATAAAGGAAAAAATTTTTGTAATAAAACGACAAACAGGAGGGAAAAGCTATGCAGATAAAAGAAAAATATATTTATTTTAATGGCAAATTTGTATTGCGAGACGATGCAAAAATTTGTGATGAAAAAGATCCGTTTAACTGGCTTGTTTATGTAAAATGAGTTGTAGCTTCTGTAAAATCTGGTAGAATAGTTTTGTGGAAAAATACGATGTTGTTGTAATAGGAGGAGGACCTGCGGGTTCTACTGTTGCAAAGGAGCTTGTCGAACAAGGGGAAAAAGTCCTTGTTCTTGAAAAAAGAAAAGAGATTGGTTTCCCAAACCACTGTTCTGGACTTGTGTCAAAAGAGTTTATTTCTTTTGCCGGTATTGATAATTCCATGGTATTAAATAAAATAAAAGGAGCTTCTTTTTATTCATATTCAAACAAAATATTCTCGTTTAAAGACAACAAAACTCATGCAGTTGTAATAGACCGCACCGCTTTTGATAAAAAAGTAGCTGAAAGCGCCATGCAAAACGGTGCTGTATACCTTTTCAATTCCAGTGTAAAAAGCATTGAACGGATAGGGAAAAGGCTTCATATTCAGTATGAAAATCGTTCTATTCAAACTGTTGAAACCCCTCTTCTTGTTATTGCTTCGGGTGCGCATTCCAGTGTGCTGCGGCTTGCCGGTTTTAAAAGGGTGAGAGGAGAAACAATCCGCACTTTGCAGGTGGAAGGGACGGGATCTCTCCCTGATGATGATGTTGCTTACCTATATATAAATAATGAAATTTCTCCCAACTGGTTTGCCTGGGCAATTCCATTGGGCGGTGGCAGGGCGCGTATTGGCCTTGGTAGTGACAGAGGTGAAAACTTGCTTCCGCTTTTTGATGCCCTTAAAAAAAGATGGGCTCTTTTAAAAGGGAAAAAAATTAATATTGAAAGCAGTGTTGCCTGGCTTATTCCAATAGGATTTATGGACAGGCCTTTTAAGGAAAACATTGTTGTGGTTGGGGATGCAGCACGTGCAGTAAAGCCGTTTTCTGGGGGAGGGCTCCACACGGGGCTTATATCTGCACACATTGCCTCGCAGGTGCTTTTAACTGCACTTAGCAAAAAGAACTATTCGGAAAAAATGCTTTCAAATTACGCGCGGTTATGCGATATACCTGTGAGAAACGAAATTAAAAAGGGTATTGTGTTGAGAAAGATTTACAGATCAATGAACGATATTGAAAAGGAAAAATTTCTTTTAAGTCTTGATAATGAAAGCGCAAAAAAAATAATATTTAATTCAGGGCATATTGACCATCCCTGGGAAGTAGGATACAAGATCTTAAAGCACATCAAAAGCCCTTTGTTTTATTATTTAAAATCGCATTTACTCTGAAACTAAAATTTTCTACTGTTACTTTATTCGTCTGATAATACGGATTAGATCGTCTTCGCAGAAGTAATGTATCTCTATTTTTCCTTTTTTCTTTGTGCCATGTATCTTTACTTTTGTGCCGAAACTTTGTATTAATAATTCTTCCATCTTTATAAGCGATTTTTCTCTTCTTGTTACCTGCTCTGTTTCTCTTACGGAAAGGTTTTTGTCTGAAATATATTTTAACATTTGCTTGGCATCTTTTTCTTTTAGCGTTAGCAGAGTTTTTGCGTGCCCCATCGTTATTTTGCTTTCAATGAGTGCTTTTTTAATAGTGTGTGGTAAATTTAAAAGTCTTAAATAGTTAGTCACCTGTGATCTTCCCATATTGAGAAGCTCTCCGATTTTTTCATCTGTTAGAGCAAACTCTTTTTTTAATTGCTTTATCGATTCTGCTATTTCTATGGGATTGAGGTCTTTCCTTTCCATATTTTCCATAAAAGCCATTTGAAATGCTTCCAGGTCGGAGAGGTTTCTTACAATTGCAGGAATACTTGTCAACCCCGCAATCTTTGCTGCTTCTACCCTTCTTTCTCCCGCTATCAGTTCGAAATAGCCATTTTTTTTTCTTACTACAATAGGCTGTATCAGGCCTATTTCTTTGATAGATTTAGAGAGGTGCATTATTGATTCTTCATCAAATTGTTTTCTCGGCTGAAATGCTGACGGCGCAATTTGTTTAAGTGGTATTTTTACCGTGTTTTTCATTACAGTAGCGTCGCAAGAGTTTTGGAGTATTTCTTTACAGTTTTATCTCCGACAATTATCAG
It encodes the following:
- a CDS encoding NAD(P)/FAD-dependent oxidoreductase, which gives rise to MEKYDVVVIGGGPAGSTVAKELVEQGEKVLVLEKRKEIGFPNHCSGLVSKEFISFAGIDNSMVLNKIKGASFYSYSNKIFSFKDNKTHAVVIDRTAFDKKVAESAMQNGAVYLFNSSVKSIERIGKRLHIQYENRSIQTVETPLLVIASGAHSSVLRLAGFKRVRGETIRTLQVEGTGSLPDDDVAYLYINNEISPNWFAWAIPLGGGRARIGLGSDRGENLLPLFDALKKRWALLKGKKINIESSVAWLIPIGFMDRPFKENIVVVGDAARAVKPFSGGGLHTGLISAHIASQVLLTALSKKNYSEKMLSNYARLCDIPVRNEIKKGIVLRKIYRSMNDIEKEKFLLSLDNESAKKIIFNSGHIDHPWEVGYKILKHIKSPLFYYLKSHLL
- a CDS encoding ParB/RepB/Spo0J family partition protein; this encodes MKNTVKIPLKQIAPSAFQPRKQFDEESIMHLSKSIKEIGLIQPIVVRKKNGYFELIAGERRVEAAKIAGLTSIPAIVRNLSDLEAFQMAFMENMERKDLNPIEIAESIKQLKKEFALTDEKIGELLNMGRSQVTNYLRLLNLPHTIKKALIESKITMGHAKTLLTLKEKDAKQMLKYISDKNLSVRETEQVTRREKSLIKMEELLIQSFGTKVKIHGTKKKGKIEIHYFCEDDLIRIIRRIK